The following proteins are co-located in the Pyricularia oryzae 70-15 chromosome 1, whole genome shotgun sequence genome:
- a CDS encoding C2H2 finger domain-containing protein, translating to MDSVGGAAGGSSNGAGHASAPAGSRSDNSKGSRGGRGRGGRGRGRGDSKSGRGGGEGQQRGGRGKRGGSNAALGARADGEPKEGTPAGSRHKAQTSNDNETEEDGEVCFICANPVTHSSIAPCNHITCHICALRMRALYKNKECPHCRTLAPFVIFTDDVNKRFDEYGDGDITSADDNIGIRYTSEDIVGDTVLLLRYNCPDPDCDFAGLGWPDLHRHTRSAHNKRMCDLCTRNKKVFTHEHELFSDKGVGEHMRRGDDKPGAIDQTGFKGHPLCAFCGERFYDDDKLYEHCRHKHERCFLCDRRDSRQPHYYRDYNALEKHFKDDHFLCADRECMEKKFVVFDTEMDLKAHQLSEHGNNLSKDVRRDARVVDMASFDYRSSYQHERRGGGSGGGRDGGREGRGRGRDPNAEPLPVSSAQPMRRDEIAFQRQMAIHSAQSVTSRTFGGQLSQPSASAGPTPSQSSRQGGAGRGQSLTQPQPSADAMATLSLTDVANLTPQDHARLARHGAVIERASNLLGNDATKLNRFRQQISSYRQAALTAPQLVDAFFALFSDTSSNALGTLVREVSDLFDDRAKGEALRKAWQDWRAINEDYPSLPGLGGMHGATTSSSGWANAAVASPTQMLGGAQNQGQNSRHTTRVLRLKNSTRRGSMSSIASSTPSVGASNSASVPGANWVSGSGSSSTASRRPAASSGTASAAFPALPSAGQSGSRQAAQPSWIGVPSLSTSSGANRTNAPAARQPVRTTASMASGGAPPARRTAAGEDAFPALPVAPKPLTTIFGYGTGAVRRDMGGNRNTGFSWGGNGEAEGSGSGAGAGSAGDDGNGSGQGGKKKKQGKKQVLVQWG from the coding sequence ATGGACTCTGTTGGCGGAGCAGCCGGTGGCAGTAGCAACGGCGCAGGCCATGCGTCTGCTCCTGCCGGTTCCAGATCAGATAATTCGAAGGGTTCCCGAGGCGGGCGGGGACgtggaggccgaggccgtggACGTGGTGACTCTAAAAGCggtcgcggcggcggcgaaggGCAACAACGTGGCGGTCGTGGCAAAAGAGGAGGGTCGAACGCAGCTTTGGGCGCCAGGGCTGACGGTGAGCCCAAGGAAGGCACTCCGGCAGGTTCTCGGCACAAGGCTCAAACCTCAAATGATAACGAGACCGAGGAGGATGGCGAGGTTTGCTTCATTTGCGCCAATCCCGTCACCCACAGCTCCATCGCACCATGTAATCACATCACCTGCCACATTTGTGCTTTGCGCATGAGGGCGCTCTACAAGAACAAGGAGTGTCCCCACTGCAGAACACTAGCACCCTTCGTCATTTTTACCGATGATGTAAACAAGCGCTTTGACGAGTATGGTGACGGAGACATCACAAGCGCCGACGATAATATCGGCATCAGGTACACGAGCGAAGATATTGTGGGAGACACGGTCCTGCTGCTTCGATACAACTGTCCGGACCCAGACTGCGACTTTGCCGGTCTGGGATGGCCGGATCTTCATCGGCACACGCGATCGGCACACAACAAACGCATGTGTGACCTCTGCACGCGCAACAAGAAGGTCTTTACCCACGAGCATGAGCTGTTCAGCGATAAGGGTGTTGGAGAGCACATGCGTCGGGGCGACGATAAGCCAGGCGCTATAGATCAGACCGGTTTCAAGGGCCATCCCTTGTGTGCATTCTGCGGCGAGCGCTTCTATGACGATGACAAGCTCTACGAACACTGCCGACACAAGCACGAGCGCTGTTTCCTCTGCGACAGGAGAGACTCGAGACAGCCGCACTATTACAGGGACTACAATGCTCTCGAGAAGCATTTCAAGGACGACCACTTCCTCTGCGCGGACCGTGAGTGCATGGAGAAGAAGTTTGTCGTTTTTGACACAGAGATGGACCTCAAGGCACACCAGCTCAGCGAACACGGCAACAACCTCTCTAAAGATGTTAGAAGAGACGCGAGAGTAGTAGACATGGCCTCTTTCGACTATCGATCATCTTATCAACACGAGAGGAGAGGCGGTGGGAGTGGAGGCGGCAGAGACGGTGGAAGGGAAGGGCGGGGAAGAGGACGCGATCCAAATGCAGAGCCGTTGCCAGTCAGTTCAGCGCAGCCAATGAGACGGGACGAGATTGCGTTCCAACGCCAAATGGCCATCCACTCTGCTCAATCTGTCACCTCCCGCACCTTTGGCGGCCAGCTCTCGCAGCCATCGGCCTCTGCTGGACCTACCCCTAGTCAATCTTCTCGCCAAGGTGGTGCCGGGCGTGGTCAGAGCTTGACGCAGCCGCAACCATCCGCCGATGCCATGGCTACCCTGTCACTTACAGACGTGGCAAACCTTACGCCACAAGACCATGCCCGTCTGGCCCGTCACGGGGCCGTCATCGAGCGCGCCAGCAACCTGCTGGGCAACGACGCAACCAAGCTCAACCGTTTCAGACAGCAAATATCGTCATACCGCCAAGCTGCATTGACAGCACCTCAACTTGTGGATGCCTTTTTCGCCTTGTTTAGCGATACCTCATCCAATGCTCTTGGCACTCTTGTCCGAGAGGTATCTGATCTCTTCGACGACCGTGCCAAAGGCGAGGCTTTGCGCAAGGCATGGCAGGATTGGCGAGCCATCAATGAGGACTACCCATCGCTCCCGGGTCTTGGTGGCATGCACGGTGCCACAACCTCTAGCAGTGGGTGGGCCAATGCGGCCGTTGCAAGCCCGACTCAAATGTTGGGAGGTGCGCAGAATCAGGGCCAGAACTCGAGGCACACCACACGGGTGTTGAGGCTCAAGAACAGCACGAGGCGGGGGAGCATGTCGAGCATTGCATCTTCCACTCCCTCTGTCGGTGCCAGCAACTCAGCCTCGGTCCCTGGCGCAAACTGGGTCAGTGGCAGCGGGTCCTCCTCCACAGCGTCTAGGAGACCGGCGGCATCATCGGGGACAGCATCGGCAGCGTTTCCTGCACTGCCTAGCGCGGGACAAAGCGGATCTCGCCAGGCGGCGCAGCCATCCTGGATCGGTGTGCCCTCGCTGTCAACTTCATCAGGGGCAAATCGTACCAATGCTCCTGCCGCTCGCCAACCTGTTCGTACGACTGCATCCATGGCATCCGGCGGCGCACCCCCCGCGCGACGTACCGCGGCCGGCGAGGATGCATTCCCGGCTCTGCCTGTGGCTCCCAAACCTCTTACTACAATCTTCGGCTACGGAACCGGGGCGGTGAGAAGGGATATGGGTGGAAACAGGAACACTGGTTTCTCGTGGGGTGGCAACGGCGAGGCCGAGGGATCGGGCAGTGGGGCTGGGGCCGGGTCtgccggcgacgacggcaacGGGTCTGGGCAAGgaggcaaaaagaagaagcaaggCAAGAAACAAGTCCTTGTGCAATGGGGATGA